In one window of Leptospira sp. WS92.C1 DNA:
- a CDS encoding methyl-accepting chemotaxis protein, producing MRKNLPITNKEIQIPVNAVLISRTDIKGKISYVSQDFADISGFSEKEMLGEPHNLIRHPDVPSFIYKEMWETIESGNPWNGVVKNRAKSGDHYWVDATITPVMNEGIVSGYMSVRKKATSKQIERTQILFKELENTGSIFWKFKLSFRMLLQKLGLSGKILIYSLLVFVPLLIANFQWIHKGLIFLPLFGVFCGTFGILCLIITILNYKKKIREIISIQKDIVSGNFLREIPARNEYSEVAEIYSSLRVLVISIWGLLVQIKESFEKNNQLYTYLSQSADQFQNNTHSQVTSVEKTAFASQELSSTLEEIVKSIHLQSTGLASINEGIGKVNESIYNVSKSMGNLSTQTASVKQKASQSEETFGRAILAMDEIKEYSNGISKIIGIITSISEKTNLLALNASIESARAGEAGKGFSVVAEEISKLADQTRNSIKEIVSLINNTTKAVDFGAEKFQESLSIVKELTDYIGEVNSSVTIVTASLAAQSEKLSEIRKNTDQVNRLGEAVNESSGFQKTASNEISLSMHNIANNSESIAKTSKEIKHTVDESVLKAGKIQEILKHFRTS from the coding sequence AATCTCATTCGTCACCCCGATGTACCATCTTTTATCTATAAAGAGATGTGGGAAACGATCGAAAGCGGGAATCCATGGAACGGAGTCGTAAAAAATCGCGCCAAATCGGGCGACCATTACTGGGTGGATGCCACCATTACTCCAGTGATGAACGAAGGAATCGTCTCGGGGTATATGTCCGTTCGTAAGAAAGCGACTTCAAAACAGATTGAAAGAACACAAATTCTTTTCAAGGAATTGGAAAATACGGGTTCTATTTTTTGGAAGTTTAAACTTTCTTTTAGAATGCTTTTACAAAAGCTCGGACTTTCCGGAAAAATTCTAATCTACAGCTTGCTTGTTTTTGTTCCTTTGCTTATTGCAAATTTTCAATGGATCCATAAAGGTTTGATATTCCTGCCGCTGTTCGGAGTTTTTTGCGGCACTTTTGGAATTTTGTGTTTAATAATCACGATTCTCAATTACAAAAAAAAAATCCGCGAAATCATTTCGATCCAAAAGGATATAGTCAGCGGAAATTTTCTCAGAGAAATTCCCGCTAGAAACGAATATTCGGAAGTCGCCGAAATCTATTCCAGCTTAAGAGTTCTTGTCATTAGTATCTGGGGTTTGCTTGTCCAGATCAAAGAGAGCTTTGAAAAGAACAATCAGCTTTATACATATCTTTCCCAGTCAGCGGATCAATTTCAAAACAATACTCATTCTCAGGTGACCTCCGTTGAAAAGACAGCTTTTGCCTCTCAAGAACTTTCTTCAACGTTGGAAGAAATCGTTAAATCGATTCATCTTCAATCTACCGGGCTCGCTTCGATCAACGAAGGAATCGGTAAAGTAAACGAGTCGATTTATAACGTCTCGAAGTCGATGGGAAATCTTTCCACTCAAACGGCTTCCGTAAAACAAAAAGCGTCTCAAAGCGAGGAAACATTTGGAAGAGCCATTCTTGCGATGGATGAAATCAAAGAATATTCAAACGGGATCTCGAAGATCATAGGGATTATCACTTCTATTTCTGAAAAAACCAATCTATTGGCGTTGAACGCTTCCATAGAATCTGCGAGAGCGGGCGAGGCTGGAAAAGGTTTTAGCGTTGTAGCCGAGGAGATTTCAAAACTAGCGGATCAAACTCGAAATTCTATCAAGGAAATCGTAAGTCTTATCAATAATACGACAAAGGCGGTGGACTTTGGCGCTGAAAAATTTCAGGAATCTCTTTCTATCGTCAAAGAACTTACTGATTATATCGGAGAAGTAAATTCTTCCGTAACGATCGTAACCGCATCTCTTGCGGCTCAATCGGAAAAACTGAGTGAAATTCGGAAGAATACGGATCAGGTGAATCGTCTCGGTGAAGCCGTAAACGAATCCTCAGGATTTCAAAAAACCGCATCGAATGAAATCTCTTTATCCATGCACAATATAGCCAACAATTCGGAATCGATCGCAAAAACTTCGAAAGAGATAAAACACACCGTAGACGAATCCGTGTTGAAAGCGGGAAAAATACAGGAAATTCTAAAACATTTTAGAACATCGTAA